Proteins from one Malaya genurostris strain Urasoe2022 chromosome 2, Malgen_1.1, whole genome shotgun sequence genomic window:
- the LOC131430363 gene encoding uncharacterized protein LOC131430363, translating into MLTMKDFFLRPTFESVEEAQQWDKLQKTIDHTKQFNDDFDQIVLHKDLFGTFFYYYLQEIRLRIIQILSEFTVVEWREPKPEHDPDPFGRFGAQPVKKVPKEEKELVIPEYGIRVKNYKEKLPLECCGQQFRTLEILRRHYYASHEKHYLFEANTCEMKAAILKMCVYRHELDEFVRSGIEANATLSFYLLKILRKIIPVIRY; encoded by the exons ATGTTAACCATGAAAGACTTCTTTCTGCGGCCCACATTTGAGTCGGTCGAAGAAGCTCAGCAGTGGGATAAG CTCCAGAAAACGATTGACcatactaagcagttcaatgatGATTTCGATCAAATAGTTTTGCACAAGGATCTATTTGGAACATTCTTCTACTACTACTTGCAGGAAATTCGTTTAcgaattattcaaattttgtccGAGTTCACCGTCGTCGAATGGCGAGAACCTAAACCAGAGCATGATCCGGATCCATTTGGTAGGTTTGGTGCGCAGCCTGTTAAAAAAGTACCTAAAGAGGAAAAGGAGCTCGTGATTCCAGAGTATGGTATAAGAGTGAAGAATTACAAAGAAAAACTACCGTTGGAATGTTGCGGCCAGCAGTTCAGGACTTTAGAAATTCTTCGGAGACATTACTATGCCAGTCACGAAAAGCACTATCTCTTCGAGGCTAACACGTGTGAG ATGAAGGCTGCAATTCTAAAAATGTGTGTTTACCGACATGAACTTGACGAGTTTGTTCGAAGTGGTATCGAGGCAAACGCTACATTGAGCTTCTACTTACTGAAAATATTGAGGAAAATTAtccctgttatacgatattaa